A part of Pectinatus sottacetonis genomic DNA contains:
- the rsmD gene encoding 16S rRNA (guanine(966)-N(2))-methyltransferase RsmD: protein MRIITGCARGTKLKAPKGMNTRPTADRIKESLFNILNFKLAGAIILDVFAGSGSLGLEALSRGAKKAVFIDMDSDSIKVVQANVLHTHLQDKADIFQGDALNLIKVLARKRQQFDFIFCDPPYHKGICETVLNMVETYEILSKNGMFIAETGADEQITLEKDRFSLIRSKVYGATTKIDIYKCTVLDNA from the coding sequence ATGAGAATAATTACCGGCTGTGCTCGTGGCACAAAATTAAAGGCACCAAAAGGGATGAATACCCGTCCAACAGCAGATCGGATAAAAGAATCACTTTTTAATATATTGAATTTTAAGCTTGCGGGTGCTATTATACTGGATGTTTTTGCTGGCAGTGGGTCTTTAGGACTGGAAGCATTGAGCCGGGGAGCAAAAAAAGCTGTTTTTATCGATATGGATAGTGACAGCATAAAGGTAGTTCAAGCTAATGTATTGCATACACATTTGCAGGATAAGGCTGATATATTTCAGGGTGATGCATTAAATTTAATTAAAGTATTAGCAAGAAAAAGGCAGCAGTTTGATTTTATATTTTGTGATCCGCCATATCATAAAGGAATATGCGAGACTGTATTAAATATGGTGGAGACATATGAGATTTTATCTAAAAATGGTATGTTTATTGCTGAAACCGGCGCAGATGAACAAATTACCTTAGAAAAGGATAGATTTTCGCTGATACGCAGTAAAGTATATGGAGCAACAACAAAAATAGACATATATAAATGTACAGTTTTAGATAATGCCTGA
- the coaD gene encoding pantetheine-phosphate adenylyltransferase, which yields MTIALCPGSFDPVTNGHINIFERAAGIFDHLIVAVFNNIRKTPFLTIEDRLSLLQESTRHINNITIDAFDGLLADYVKDKKADIVVRGLRDQNDFFYETAQMIMLKRMVPDVEMVYLMSEHKYSYVSSSAIRELVRFKGNIEGLVPDCVEKTIKEKSIH from the coding sequence TTGACAATTGCATTATGTCCTGGCAGTTTTGATCCGGTGACGAACGGGCATATAAATATTTTTGAGCGGGCAGCAGGGATATTTGATCATCTTATTGTTGCTGTATTCAATAATATCAGAAAAACCCCTTTTTTAACAATAGAGGATCGCTTGAGTTTACTGCAAGAATCAACTAGGCATATAAATAATATAACAATAGATGCGTTTGATGGACTTTTGGCTGATTATGTTAAAGATAAGAAAGCTGATATTGTTGTAAGAGGACTTAGAGATCAAAATGATTTTTTTTATGAAACGGCGCAGATGATAATGCTTAAACGCATGGTGCCTGATGTGGAAATGGTATACCTTATGAGTGAGCATAAATATTCTTATGTAAGTTCATCGGCAATACGGGAGCTTGTAAGATTTAAGGGAAATATTGAAGGACTTGTTCCTGATTGTGTAGAAAAAACTATAAAGGAAAAGTCTATTCATTAA